One genomic region from Clostridium saccharobutylicum DSM 13864 encodes:
- a CDS encoding ammonium transporter, with protein MDLLNGADMGFVIICAALVMLMVPGLALFYGGMVKSKNVLSITVQNYAALILISIQWIFIGYTLAFGSDVKGIIGGLDWSFLRNVGIVPNADYAATIPHLEFVVFQLMFAAITAAVISGSVAERMTFPAFLILIILWSTLVYDPIAHWVWGTNGWLKNLGVLDFAGGNPVEINSGVSGLIAAIVIGKRKRPSTEPHHIPMAILGGGLLWFGWFGFNAGSALSMNYIAVNAFVTTNTSAAAGAIAWVACEWILYKKPTALGIISGAIAGLVAITQGAGFVGPISSVFIGLVGGSLSFFAIAILKRKLGYDDALDAFGCHGVAGIWGSIATAIFASKSINPAGANGLIYGNFELLKAHLISTCATALYAAVVTFIILKVMSLIMNIRTTPNQEAEGLDVTLHGEEAYSGLNV; from the coding sequence ATGGATTTGTTAAATGGCGCAGACATGGGATTTGTAATTATCTGTGCAGCATTAGTAATGTTAATGGTGCCAGGTTTAGCTTTATTTTATGGTGGTATGGTAAAGAGTAAGAATGTGCTTAGTATTACAGTTCAGAATTATGCAGCACTTATTTTAATATCTATACAATGGATTTTTATAGGCTATACTTTGGCTTTTGGCTCTGACGTAAAAGGTATAATTGGCGGATTGGATTGGAGTTTTTTAAGAAATGTAGGAATTGTACCTAATGCTGATTATGCAGCAACTATACCTCATTTAGAATTTGTTGTATTTCAATTAATGTTTGCAGCTATTACTGCAGCTGTTATTTCCGGATCAGTTGCAGAACGTATGACTTTTCCAGCCTTTTTAATATTAATTATTTTATGGAGTACATTAGTTTATGATCCTATTGCTCATTGGGTATGGGGAACTAATGGATGGTTAAAGAATTTAGGTGTTCTTGATTTTGCAGGGGGAAATCCTGTTGAGATAAATTCAGGGGTTTCTGGACTTATTGCAGCAATAGTTATTGGAAAGAGAAAAAGACCAAGCACTGAGCCACATCATATACCAATGGCTATACTTGGGGGAGGACTTTTATGGTTTGGATGGTTTGGATTTAATGCAGGAAGTGCTCTTTCTATGAATTACATAGCAGTTAATGCTTTTGTTACAACAAATACTTCGGCAGCAGCGGGAGCAATTGCATGGGTAGCGTGCGAATGGATTCTTTATAAAAAACCTACAGCATTAGGCATAATAAGTGGAGCTATAGCGGGATTAGTTGCAATAACTCAAGGGGCTGGCTTTGTAGGTCCTATATCTTCAGTATTCATAGGATTAGTTGGAGGTTCTTTAAGCTTTTTTGCTATAGCTATATTAAAGAGAAAATTAGGTTATGATGATGCTTTAGATGCTTTTGGCTGTCACGGAGTAGCCGGAATTTGGGGATCTATAGCAACTGCTATATTTGCATCAAAATCAATTAATCCAGCAGGTGCTAATGGATTAATATATGGTAACTTTGAGTTATTAAAAGCTCATTTGATATCAACTTGTGCTACTGCATTATATGCAGCGGTTGTAACTTTTATAATACTTAAGGTTATGAGTTTGATAATGAATATAAGAACTACTCCAAATCAAGAAGCAGAAGGATTAGATGTTACTTTACATGGAGAAGAAGCTTATTCAGGATTAAATGTATAA